A single window of Solanum dulcamara chromosome 5, daSolDulc1.2, whole genome shotgun sequence DNA harbors:
- the LOC129889099 gene encoding 40S ribosomal protein S20-2 — MAYAAMKPTKPGLEEPQEQIHKIRITLSSKNVKNLEKVCADLVRGAKDKRLRVKGPVRMPTKVLNITTRKSPCGEGTNTWDRFELRVHKRVIDLFSSPDVVKQITSITIEPGVEVEVTIADS, encoded by the exons ATGGCGTATGCAGCAATGAAGCCGACAAAACCAGGGCTGGAGGAGCCACAGGAGCAGATTCACAAGATTAGGATCACTCTTTCGTCCAAAAACGTTAAGAATCTTGAGAAAG TGTGTGCGGATTTGGTCCGTGGTGCTAAAGACAAGAGACTCAGGGTAAAGGGACCTGTGCGAATGCCCACAAAGGTTCTTAACATTACCACTAGGAAATCTCCCTGTGGAGAAG GTACAAATACATGGGACAGGTTTGAGCTGCGTGTCCACAAACGTGTGATTGACCTTTTCAGCTCTCCAGATGTTGTCAAGCAGATCACCTCAATCACCATTGAACCTGGTGTTGAAGTTGAGGTCACCATTGCTGATTCTTAG